The following proteins come from a genomic window of Coffea arabica cultivar ET-39 chromosome 11c, Coffea Arabica ET-39 HiFi, whole genome shotgun sequence:
- the LOC113715564 gene encoding phosphoglucomutase, chloroplastic-like isoform X2: MEETCLLDLPENLLVTRIFPRLPLCGISSLGRVNKYLRQLISRRNFLESYLKFSPYTTVIVSHRYVSSATVPSFSLLQLEEDPTAPLLASLVRTPFQSGDVATIVGSSHGYICFRVNSLFIKRMPKHGYLSTLHVSNPIIGEFITLPPPPSTMMGDDGSVEGFGFGMVEKTKEFKILRLSCSFYDTDGEGDGCRGEVFRFEEYRWVSVQGPNPPFPRYRRYFDGRMNRAEMCPLSYRNRLHWLTQPNREDFLYCFDIAEERIFPIPPPPVLASAEMSVTVLDDLLSICVVSEDSIDIWQMLDYGVEGSWKRTRILDLGLAVRVPPLPSVPVLRLQDTGILLCHQSYETLKKVIEGEMSAVNITAGTQSQDVTAVSYIPRLESVTELVNRADKTNYKYLRRCNLHNFIQATLNTINGEGATIVVSGDSPFVPKDAIQIIIKMAAANGVRRIWVGKNGLLSTPAVSAVIRKRVGIDGSKASGAFILTGSHNPGSPCEDFGVKYMMGNGGLAPESVTHKIHEATKTIVEHGFAVGLPDVDLNTIGLTRLPLSRGQFEVEVLDLASDYVEVMKSTFDFGPIRKLISLPNFTFCFDALNGLAGALARRIFVEELGAEESSLRNCAFKEDFIGGYNFTNAESVARMRLGKTNAGSEPPDFGAVVDWDASCNMVFGKRFYVTASDAVAVIAANAVEAIPYFSGGLKGVARSMPTSSALDVVAKRLKLPLFEVPVGLEFRGNLMDAGLCSIWGEESCGMCCDCIRERDGIWAVLAWLAILADKNKDNLCGGRLVTIEDIVSHHWSVYGRHYYTRYDYEVHAVCRNADSSFLATCIYEC; encoded by the exons ATGGAAGAAACTTGCTTGCTTGACTTGCCAGAAAACCTTCTGGTCACCCGCATTTTCCCACGCCTCCCATTGTGTGGAATTTCAAGCCTCGGACGTGTCAACAAATACCTCCGTCAATTAATCTCCagaagaaattttcttgaatctTATCTCAAGTTTTCCCCATATACCACCGTTATTGTATCGCATAGGTATGTTTCCTCTGCTACCGTCCCAAGCTTCTCCCTCCTCCAATTGGAGGAGGATCCAACGGCACCTCTTCTTGCGTCCCTTGTCCGGACGCCCTTCCAATCGGGGGATGTGGCTACCATCGTGGGATCTTCCCACGGCTATATCTGCTTTCGTGTCAATTCGTTATTCATTAAAAGAATGCCAAAGCACGGGTATTTGTCAACTCTTCATGTATCAAATCCAATTATTGGGGAATTCATCACTCTGCCGCCACCGCCGTCGACAATGATGGGGGATGACGGATCGGTGGAAGGTTTTGGTTTTGGAATGGTTGAGAAAACGAAGGAGTTCAAAATCCTGCGATTGTCGTGTTCTTTTTATGATACCGATGGCGAAGGAGATGGGTGCAGAGGGGAAGTCTTTAGATTTGAAGAATATCGGTGGGTTTCAGTTCAAGGACCCAATCCCCCTTTTCCTAGATATCGTCGATATTTTGATGGCCGAATGAATCGGGCCGAGATGTGCCCGTTGTCGTACCGAAATCGTTTGCATTGGCTCACACAGCCAAACAGGGAGGATTTTTTATATTGTTTTGATATTGCAGAGGAACGGATTTTTCCCATACCGCCACCGCCGGTACTAGCATCCGCCGAAATGAGTGTAACAGTCCTGGATGATCTTCTTTCTATTTGTGTTGTTTCGGAGGATAGTATCGATATTTGGCAGATGCTTGACTACGGGGTGGAAGGTTCTTGGAAGAGAACTCGAATCCTTGACCTTGGCCTTGCAGTCCGTGTCCCCCCTCTCCCTTCCGTCCCAGTGCTTCGTTTGCAAGACACTGGGATTTTGCTTTGTCACCAAAGCTATGAAACGCTCAAAAAAGTGATTGAGGGGGAAATGTCTGCGGTCAATATAACCGCCGGAACCCAGTCACAAGATGTCACTGCTGTTTCCTATATCCCCCGCCTTGAGTCTGTGACCGAATTGGTGAACCGTGCGGATAAGACCAACTACAAATACCTACGAAGGTGTAACCTTCACAACTTTATACAAGCCACGCTTAACACGATCAATGGAGAAGGGGCTACAATTGTGGTTTCCGGTGACAGTCCTTTTGTCCCCAAGGATGCCATTCAG ATCATTATTAAAATGGCAGCTGCAAATGGAGTAAGACGAATTTGGGTTGGTAAGAACGGCTTGTTGTCTACTCCTGCTGTATCAGCTGTTATACGTAAAAGAGTTGGCATTGAT GGTTCTAAGGCTTCTGGAGCATTCATATTGACTGGTAGCCACAACCCTGGTAGCCCTTGTGAG GATTTTGGAGTTAAATACATGATGGGAAATGGGGGACTTGCTCCAGAATCTGTTACTCATAAGATCCATGAAGCGACAAAAACCATTGTGGAGCATGGGTTTGCAGTAGGATTGCCAGAT GTGGATCTCAATACAATAGGTTTGACAAGATTGCCTCTTTCAAGGGGACAATTTGAGGTTGAAGTCTTAGATTTAGCCAGTGACTATGTAGAAGTGATGAA GTCCACCTTTGATTTTGGCCCAATTCGGAAGCTTATTTCATTACCAAACTTTACTTTCTG TTTTGATGCACTTAATGGGTTGGCTGGAGCACTTGCAAGACGTATCTTTGTTGAAGAGCTTGGTGCTGAAGAAAGCTCTCTGAGAAATTGTGCTTTTAAG GAGGACTTCATCGGAGGGTATAATTTTACCAATGCAGAATCAGTTGCTCGAATGAGGTTGGGTAAGACCAACGCTGGCAGTGAGCCACCAGACTTTGGTGCTGTTGTTGATTGGGATGCTAGCTGTAACATGGTTTTTGGCAAAAG GTTTTATGTTACCGCATCTGATGCTGTTGCTGTTATTGCTGCAAATGCTGTTGAGGCCATCCCTTACTTTTCTGGTGGTCTTAAAGGAGTTGCCAG GAGTATGCCCACATCTTCTGCTCTTGATGTTGTGGCTAAGCGTCTCAAGCTTCCCTTGTTTGAG GTTCCTGTTGGCTTGGAGTTCCGGGGAAATTTAATGGATGCTGGACTATGTTCAATATGGGGTGAAGAGAGTTGCGGGATGT GCTGTGATTGTATACGTGAAAGAGATGGAATTTGGGCCGTTTTGGCTTGGCTAGCCATTCTGGCAGACAAAAACAAAGATAACTTGTGTGGAGGGAGGCTTGTGACCATTGAAGACATTGTTTCTCATCATTGGTCTGTTTATGGCCGCCACTATTACACTCGATATGATTACGAGGTACATGCAGTATGTAGAAATGCTGATTCGTCATTTCTTGCAACCTGCATATATG AATGTTGA
- the LOC113715564 gene encoding phosphoglucomutase, cytoplasmic-like isoform X1 has translation MEETCLLDLPENLLVTRIFPRLPLCGISSLGRVNKYLRQLISRRNFLESYLKFSPYTTVIVSHRYVSSATVPSFSLLQLEEDPTAPLLASLVRTPFQSGDVATIVGSSHGYICFRVNSLFIKRMPKHGYLSTLHVSNPIIGEFITLPPPPSTMMGDDGSVEGFGFGMVEKTKEFKILRLSCSFYDTDGEGDGCRGEVFRFEEYRWVSVQGPNPPFPRYRRYFDGRMNRAEMCPLSYRNRLHWLTQPNREDFLYCFDIAEERIFPIPPPPVLASAEMSVTVLDDLLSICVVSEDSIDIWQMLDYGVEGSWKRTRILDLGLAVRVPPLPSVPVLRLQDTGILLCHQSYETLKKVIEGEMSAVNITAGTQSQDVTAVSYIPRLESVTELVNRADKTNYKYLRRCNLHNFIQATLNTINGEGATIVVSGDSPFVPKDAIQIIIKMAAANGVRRIWVGKNGLLSTPAVSAVIRKRVGIDGSKASGAFILTGSHNPGSPCEDFGVKYMMGNGGLAPESVTHKIHEATKTIVEHGFAVGLPDVDLNTIGLTRLPLSRGQFEVEVLDLASDYVEVMKSTFDFGPIRKLISLPNFTFCFDALNGLAGALARRIFVEELGAEESSLRNCAFKEDFIGGYNFTNAESVARMRLGKTNAGSEPPDFGAVVDWDASCNMVFGKRFYVTASDAVAVIAANAVEAIPYFSGGLKGVARSMPTSSALDVVAKRLKLPLFEVPVGLEFRGNLMDAGLCSIWGEESCGMCCDCIRERDGIWAVLAWLAILADKNKDNLCGGRLVTIEDIVSHHWSVYGRHYYTRYDYENVDAGGAKELMAHLVKLQSSLNEVNVIIKGIHSDVSNVVRADEFFEYKDPVDGSISKHQGIRYLFEDGSRLVFCLSGTGSEVATIRVYIEQYEKYSSKTGRDSQEALAPLVEVAIKLSKMEAFTGRSAPTTIT, from the exons ATGGAAGAAACTTGCTTGCTTGACTTGCCAGAAAACCTTCTGGTCACCCGCATTTTCCCACGCCTCCCATTGTGTGGAATTTCAAGCCTCGGACGTGTCAACAAATACCTCCGTCAATTAATCTCCagaagaaattttcttgaatctTATCTCAAGTTTTCCCCATATACCACCGTTATTGTATCGCATAGGTATGTTTCCTCTGCTACCGTCCCAAGCTTCTCCCTCCTCCAATTGGAGGAGGATCCAACGGCACCTCTTCTTGCGTCCCTTGTCCGGACGCCCTTCCAATCGGGGGATGTGGCTACCATCGTGGGATCTTCCCACGGCTATATCTGCTTTCGTGTCAATTCGTTATTCATTAAAAGAATGCCAAAGCACGGGTATTTGTCAACTCTTCATGTATCAAATCCAATTATTGGGGAATTCATCACTCTGCCGCCACCGCCGTCGACAATGATGGGGGATGACGGATCGGTGGAAGGTTTTGGTTTTGGAATGGTTGAGAAAACGAAGGAGTTCAAAATCCTGCGATTGTCGTGTTCTTTTTATGATACCGATGGCGAAGGAGATGGGTGCAGAGGGGAAGTCTTTAGATTTGAAGAATATCGGTGGGTTTCAGTTCAAGGACCCAATCCCCCTTTTCCTAGATATCGTCGATATTTTGATGGCCGAATGAATCGGGCCGAGATGTGCCCGTTGTCGTACCGAAATCGTTTGCATTGGCTCACACAGCCAAACAGGGAGGATTTTTTATATTGTTTTGATATTGCAGAGGAACGGATTTTTCCCATACCGCCACCGCCGGTACTAGCATCCGCCGAAATGAGTGTAACAGTCCTGGATGATCTTCTTTCTATTTGTGTTGTTTCGGAGGATAGTATCGATATTTGGCAGATGCTTGACTACGGGGTGGAAGGTTCTTGGAAGAGAACTCGAATCCTTGACCTTGGCCTTGCAGTCCGTGTCCCCCCTCTCCCTTCCGTCCCAGTGCTTCGTTTGCAAGACACTGGGATTTTGCTTTGTCACCAAAGCTATGAAACGCTCAAAAAAGTGATTGAGGGGGAAATGTCTGCGGTCAATATAACCGCCGGAACCCAGTCACAAGATGTCACTGCTGTTTCCTATATCCCCCGCCTTGAGTCTGTGACCGAATTGGTGAACCGTGCGGATAAGACCAACTACAAATACCTACGAAGGTGTAACCTTCACAACTTTATACAAGCCACGCTTAACACGATCAATGGAGAAGGGGCTACAATTGTGGTTTCCGGTGACAGTCCTTTTGTCCCCAAGGATGCCATTCAG ATCATTATTAAAATGGCAGCTGCAAATGGAGTAAGACGAATTTGGGTTGGTAAGAACGGCTTGTTGTCTACTCCTGCTGTATCAGCTGTTATACGTAAAAGAGTTGGCATTGAT GGTTCTAAGGCTTCTGGAGCATTCATATTGACTGGTAGCCACAACCCTGGTAGCCCTTGTGAG GATTTTGGAGTTAAATACATGATGGGAAATGGGGGACTTGCTCCAGAATCTGTTACTCATAAGATCCATGAAGCGACAAAAACCATTGTGGAGCATGGGTTTGCAGTAGGATTGCCAGAT GTGGATCTCAATACAATAGGTTTGACAAGATTGCCTCTTTCAAGGGGACAATTTGAGGTTGAAGTCTTAGATTTAGCCAGTGACTATGTAGAAGTGATGAA GTCCACCTTTGATTTTGGCCCAATTCGGAAGCTTATTTCATTACCAAACTTTACTTTCTG TTTTGATGCACTTAATGGGTTGGCTGGAGCACTTGCAAGACGTATCTTTGTTGAAGAGCTTGGTGCTGAAGAAAGCTCTCTGAGAAATTGTGCTTTTAAG GAGGACTTCATCGGAGGGTATAATTTTACCAATGCAGAATCAGTTGCTCGAATGAGGTTGGGTAAGACCAACGCTGGCAGTGAGCCACCAGACTTTGGTGCTGTTGTTGATTGGGATGCTAGCTGTAACATGGTTTTTGGCAAAAG GTTTTATGTTACCGCATCTGATGCTGTTGCTGTTATTGCTGCAAATGCTGTTGAGGCCATCCCTTACTTTTCTGGTGGTCTTAAAGGAGTTGCCAG GAGTATGCCCACATCTTCTGCTCTTGATGTTGTGGCTAAGCGTCTCAAGCTTCCCTTGTTTGAG GTTCCTGTTGGCTTGGAGTTCCGGGGAAATTTAATGGATGCTGGACTATGTTCAATATGGGGTGAAGAGAGTTGCGGGATGT GCTGTGATTGTATACGTGAAAGAGATGGAATTTGGGCCGTTTTGGCTTGGCTAGCCATTCTGGCAGACAAAAACAAAGATAACTTGTGTGGAGGGAGGCTTGTGACCATTGAAGACATTGTTTCTCATCATTGGTCTGTTTATGGCCGCCACTATTACACTCGATATGATTACGAG AATGTTGATGCAGGTGGTGCAAAGGAGTTGATGGCCCATTTGGTCAAGCTGCAATCATCCCTCAATGAAGTGAATGT AATAATAAAAGGGATACATTCAGACGTTTCAAATGTTGTTCGTGCTGATGAGTTTTTTGAGTATAAAGATCCAGTGGATGGTTCCATCTCTAAGCATCAGGGTATCCGATATCTGTTTGAAGATGGTTCGCGATTG GTTTTCTGTCTTTCTGGAACTGGATCAGAGGTTGCTACTATTCGTGTTTATATTGAGCAATATGAGAAGTATTCTTCAAAAACTGGCAGAGATTCTCAAGAAGCACTTGCTCCTTTG GTTGAAGTTGCTATTAAGCTCTCTAAGATGGAAGCATTCACTGGCAGATCTGCCCCCACAACCATCACATAA
- the LOC140004417 gene encoding F-box/kelch-repeat protein At3g23880-like, producing MDLPGEMWLDILLHLPVKSLLQLKSVCKSWCALIDSPQFKAIYLSRAKNYALLLKRPPLKNTNRSASYYIHSNLEPVRDATKPDLQHMPFSRHANFFGDTVMLICDCNGLIFLEDDNGMYLLNPALQEVRILPPLPRSSFIGCYLGLGYDSNANDYKVVILGENQTAQMANVYSLNSDSWREIVAQFPTCVLDERIFPVYFNGCMHWSACTVEFDPTSPRVARRRRRVVLFSFDMSTEVVKEIALPDSFRGENIRPPRLGVLRESLALIYRRYVGLEDRIDVWVMKEYGVKETWTKMYSIGPGFDNVFCLCFWKDELLLQRCVGGQLILTLISLAAGHKFRTFDGYGEYDDSVVAIVYKESWISVKRSSPKWAAPVMIFGLFGRQSLNLLYMVGVGPPEGVIDIMLFDSRLQGQ from the exons ATGGATTTACCTGGTGAAATGTGGTTAGATATTCTACTGCACTTGCCGGTGAAATCGCTCCTGCAATTGAAATCCGTCTGTAAATCATGGTGTGCTTTGATCGACAGCCCTCAATTCAAAGCTATTTATCTTAGCCGTGCTAAAAACTATGCTCTTCTTCTCAAGCGACCGCCCCTGAAGAATACCAATCGCTCTGCTTCTTACTATATCCATTCCAATCTGGAACCGGTTCGTGATGCCACCAAGCCTGATCTGCAGCACATGCCATTCTCACGTCACGCTAATTTTTTTGGTGACACTGTTATGCTTATCTGTGATTGCAACGGTCTAATTTTCCTAGAAGATGATAACGGCATGTACTTGCTAAATCCAGCACTTCAGGAAGTCAGGATTCTTCCTCCCCTGCCAAGGTCGTCGTTCATTGGATGTTACCTTGGACTTGGTTATGATTCTAACGCCAATGATTACAAAGTTGTTATATTGGGTGAGAATCAAACTGCACAGATGGCGAACGTGTACAGCCTGAATAGCGACTCATGGAGAGAGATAGTCGCCCAATTTCCAACTTGTGTGCTAGACGAGCGAATTTTCCCTGTATACTTCAATGGATGCATGCACTGGAGTGCATGCACGGTCGAATTCGATCCTACAAGTCCTAGAGTAgcaaggaggaggagaagggtAGTGCTCTTTTCGTTCGACATGAGCACTGAAGTAGTCAAAGAGATTGCGCTGCCTGATTCTTTCAGGGGCGAAAACATTCGTCCTCCTCGTCTTGGTGTTCTGAGAGAATCCCTTGCACTAATCTATCGTCGGTATGTTGGACTGGAAGATCGTATTGATGTATGGGTGATGAAAGAGTATGGTGTTAAGGAGACTTGGACAAAAATGTATTCAATCGGACCTGGATTTGACAACGTGTTCTGTCTGTGCTTTTGGAAGGATGAACTCCTTCTGCAGAGGTGTGTTGGAGGACAGTTGATTTTGACTTTGATTTCACTTGCAGCAGGCCATAAATTCCGAACGTTTGATGGGTATGGTGAGTATGACGACTCTGTAGTCGCCATAGTTTACAAGGAAAGCTGGATTTCAGTTAAGAG atcATCACCGAAATGGGCTGCTCCAGTCATGATTTTTGGGTTGTTTGGGAGGCAG TCACTAAACTTGCTCTACATGGTTGGGGTGGGGCCACCTGAGGGCGTGATTGATATAATGCTGTTTGATTCTCGTCTTCAAGGGCAATAG